Proteins encoded together in one Lysinibacillus sp. FSL K6-0232 window:
- a CDS encoding IS630 family transposase (programmed frameshift), with product MRKIVLIPEEQIPAALEELKLVMKEENNHKMFVRYQVIYMLLSGESYEKIVDYTGLSLATLFNYRKAYCEKGIAGLGRKKQPGRKRHLTAEQEARVVATIVNQTPKDAGFPVEMNWTAPLLRDWIERTFGVSFSVRGTRDLLYRLGLSYTKPTYTLEKADPLKQAVFLEKFEQAKKLIHGQIDRILFEDESMIRDYQAISNTWFLKGQQKIIPTYGRHQGVKLIGTLDYETGDVFCVQEEQYTAVEFLSFLEKVIARYPNERIVMVLDNARIHHAKLIQPFLEKYQDFFEFLFLPPYSPNLNLIEGLWKWMKTTVIHNVFYSNVGKIQRAVQGFIQMINQTPENTVNRLCLKL from the exons ATGCGTAAAATTGTCCTAATTCCTGAAGAACAAATTCCTGCTGCTTTAGAAGAATTAAAGCTTGTCATGAAAGAAGAAAACAATCATAAAATGTTCGTTCGCTACCAAGTGATTTATATGTTACTTTCCGGCGAATCGTATGAAAAAATTGTCGACTATACAGGTCTTTCTTTAGCGACGCTGTTCAATTATCGCAAAGCTTATTGTGAAAAAGGGATCGCTGGACTTGGACGTAAAAAACAACCTGGTCGAAAGCGTCATTTAACGGCTGAACAAGAAGCACGAGTCGTCGCGACAATTGTCAACCAAACGCCTAAAGATGCTGGTTTTCCCGTTGAAATGAACTGGACAGCGCCTCTTCTTCGCGATTGGATTGAGCGAACATTTGGTGTGTCTTTTTCTGTACGTGGGACACGTGATTTATTGTACCGTCTTGGTTTAAGTTATACGAAACCAACGTATACATTGGAAAAAGCAGACCCCCTCAAACAAGCAGTTTTCCTTGAAAAATTTGAACAGGCG AAAAAACTAATTCATGGTCAAATTGATCGTATTTTATTTGAAGACGAGTCAATGATCCGTGATTACCAAGCGATTTCCAACACGTGGTTTCTTAAAGGTCAACAAAAAATCATTCCAACATATGGCCGACATCAAGGGGTTAAGCTAATTGGTACATTGGATTACGAAACGGGCGATGTATTTTGCGTGCAAGAAGAACAATATACCGCTGTTGAATTCCTAAGTTTTTTAGAAAAAGTCATCGCTCGTTATCCGAATGAACGCATCGTGATGGTATTAGACAATGCGCGCATACACCATGCGAAATTGATTCAACCATTTTTAGAAAAGTATCAAGATTTCTTTGAATTTCTGTTCCTTCCGCCGTACAGTCCCAATTTAAATTTAATCGAAGGACTGTGGAAATGGATGAAGACAACGGTGATCCACAATGTCTTTTACTCAAATGTCGGAAAGATTCAACGTGCTGTCCAAGGCTTTATCCAAATGATTAATCAAACACCTGAAAATACGGTGAATAGGCTGTGCTTGAAACTCTAA
- a CDS encoding EAL domain-containing protein, translated as MSEKMELMQELKKIVNVYEALDATTILAVTDTKGCILYANQNFCDISKYSKDELLGKTHRIINSGYHDASFFKNMWEVISQGTTWRGEICNQAKDGTVYWVDTTIVPSKNELGEVEQYIAIRSDITEKKMLAFKLEEQLVHDSITGLPNSIYLESIVTKKIAANEPFYLLKINIDDFKSLNESIGMEHANQILKKISERLKAISQHHHVLLTRAYGDEFILLCPMSKEQIKSFIHTLRKLCDTPIHYLDSEHYMTFCIGGVRYPEDTTSYQDLVYYISTAIDYAKKKGKNTYAFFKHTMLEDIDENLALKNKLFRAIQTKAFTMHYQPQWNAHHEIIGFESLARWYDETHGFISPAKFIPLAERTGLIIPLSYLLFEQMLQDFLRLQNVMSKQIKIAFNLSIRQFFDEQLVSRLLQLCEKYNIQSIYKVINF; from the coding sequence TTGAGTGAAAAAATGGAACTGATGCAGGAGCTTAAAAAAATAGTAAATGTATATGAAGCATTGGATGCAACGACCATCTTAGCGGTTACAGATACAAAGGGATGTATTTTATATGCAAACCAAAATTTTTGTGATATATCAAAATATTCAAAGGACGAACTACTCGGTAAAACACATCGCATTATTAATTCTGGTTACCATGACGCTTCCTTCTTTAAAAATATGTGGGAGGTCATTTCACAAGGGACGACCTGGCGAGGGGAAATTTGTAATCAGGCAAAGGATGGAACAGTTTATTGGGTGGATACAACAATTGTGCCCTCCAAAAACGAATTAGGCGAAGTGGAGCAATACATAGCGATTCGCTCTGATATTACAGAGAAAAAAATGTTAGCATTTAAGCTGGAAGAGCAGCTTGTACATGATTCGATTACAGGTTTACCGAACAGTATTTATTTAGAAAGCATCGTAACGAAAAAAATAGCAGCCAATGAGCCATTTTATTTATTGAAAATTAATATTGATGATTTTAAAAGCTTGAATGAAAGTATAGGGATGGAACATGCCAATCAAATATTGAAAAAAATTAGTGAGCGCTTAAAGGCTATTAGTCAACACCATCATGTACTCTTAACACGAGCATATGGTGACGAATTTATCCTGCTATGCCCAATGTCAAAGGAGCAGATAAAGTCATTTATTCATACACTTAGAAAGCTGTGCGATACACCTATTCATTATTTAGATAGTGAGCATTATATGACGTTTTGTATTGGAGGAGTGCGCTATCCAGAAGATACGACAAGCTATCAAGATTTAGTGTATTACATTAGTACAGCGATTGATTATGCAAAGAAAAAAGGTAAAAACACATATGCTTTTTTCAAGCATACCATGTTGGAGGATATAGATGAAAATTTGGCATTGAAAAATAAATTATTTAGAGCGATACAAACAAAAGCATTTACTATGCACTATCAACCCCAATGGAATGCACATCATGAAATCATAGGCTTTGAATCACTTGCTCGCTGGTATGATGAAACACATGGTTTTATTTCCCCAGCCAAATTTATCCCATTAGCAGAACGAACAGGTTTAATTATTCCACTTAGTTATTTGTTGTTTGAGCAAATGCTGCAAGATTTCCTAAGATTACAAAATGTTATGTCAAAACAAATTAAAATTGCCTTTAATTTATCCATCAGACAATTTTTTGATGAACAGCTTGTTTCACGCTTATTGCAATTATGTGAAAAATATAATATTCAATCTATATATAAGGTGATTAACTTTTAG
- a CDS encoding EAL domain-containing protein, with translation MLETLIFFHRIYSCIKIEITEGISAFSVENVIPIIQKLYDSGMEVEIDDYGTGFSNFKYLKDLPIHGMKIDQTFIATCMTSVKSKAIVNSMIHLAHELGFSIIAEGIEDEQQLQYLTAQGCDVFQGYLLGRPQPVNYYEK, from the coding sequence GTGCTTGAAACTCTAATTTTCTTTCACCGTATATATAGTTGTATTAAAATTGAAATCACTGAAGGAATTTCAGCATTTTCAGTGGAAAATGTCATTCCTATTATTCAAAAATTATATGATAGTGGTATGGAAGTAGAGATTGATGATTATGGTACAGGTTTTTCTAATTTCAAATATTTAAAGGATTTACCTATTCATGGTATGAAAATTGATCAAACATTTATTGCTACCTGTATGACTTCTGTTAAAAGCAAGGCAATTGTTAATAGTATGATTCATTTAGCACATGAGTTAGGCTTTAGTATTATTGCAGAAGGAATTGAGGATGAACAACAATTGCAATACTTGACAGCACAAGGCTGCGATGTTTTTCAAGGTTATTTATTAGGAAGGCCTCAGCCAGTTAATTACTACGAAAAATGA